From one Cereibacter sphaeroides 2.4.1 genomic stretch:
- a CDS encoding TRAP transporter large permease subunit translates to MTIGLFLGTLIAMIGIGAPIAYALIVTGAALMWQMGLFDGQIIAQNLLNAVDSFPMVAIPLFILAGEVMNAGGLSRRIVDLARALVGHHRGGLGYVTIFAGVLLSSLSGSALADAASLSALLLPMMVAAGHARERSGGLIAASAIIGPIIPPSIGFIVFGVATNLSISKLFMAGIAPGLMIGLALCIAWFFVSRRDDVATAPKVGARERLRAFGRSLWALMLPVIIIVGLRFGIVTPTEAAAVAAVYALFVALVVYRELSWRDLPDLVLDAGKTAAGVMFLVAAAAIPAWMISVADIPGQLVDLIEPLMGNQTLLIVVLMLLILMVGTAMDLTPTILLLGPILVPVVIEAGIDPIYFGVLFMINCSIGLITPPVGTVLNVVCAVGRLDYEALVRGTLPFLLAQVAVLFLLILFPALVTQPLQWLLH, encoded by the coding sequence ATGACCATCGGCCTCTTTCTCGGAACCCTGATCGCGATGATCGGCATCGGCGCCCCCATCGCCTATGCGCTGATCGTGACCGGCGCGGCGCTGATGTGGCAGATGGGGCTCTTCGACGGGCAGATCATCGCGCAGAACCTGCTGAACGCGGTCGACAGTTTCCCGATGGTGGCGATCCCGCTCTTCATCCTCGCCGGAGAGGTGATGAACGCAGGCGGCCTGTCGCGCCGCATCGTCGATCTGGCGCGGGCGCTCGTCGGCCACCACCGCGGCGGCCTCGGCTATGTGACCATCTTCGCGGGCGTCCTGCTTTCGAGCCTCTCGGGCTCGGCCCTTGCGGATGCGGCCTCGCTCTCGGCGCTGCTGCTGCCGATGATGGTGGCCGCGGGCCATGCGCGCGAACGCTCGGGCGGTCTCATCGCGGCCTCGGCGATCATCGGCCCGATCATCCCGCCGAGCATCGGCTTCATCGTCTTCGGCGTGGCCACGAACCTCTCGATCAGCAAGCTCTTCATGGCGGGCATCGCGCCGGGCCTGATGATCGGGCTCGCGCTCTGCATCGCGTGGTTCTTCGTCTCGCGCCGCGACGATGTGGCGACCGCACCCAAGGTCGGTGCGCGCGAGCGGCTGCGGGCCTTCGGCCGCAGCCTCTGGGCGCTGATGCTGCCGGTGATCATCATCGTCGGGCTGCGCTTCGGCATCGTGACCCCGACCGAGGCCGCCGCCGTCGCCGCCGTCTATGCGCTCTTCGTGGCGCTGGTCGTCTACCGCGAGCTGAGCTGGCGCGACCTGCCGGACCTCGTGCTCGACGCAGGCAAGACCGCGGCGGGCGTGATGTTCCTCGTGGCCGCGGCCGCGATTCCGGCCTGGATGATCTCGGTGGCCGACATTCCGGGCCAGCTCGTCGACCTGATCGAGCCGCTGATGGGCAACCAGACGCTGCTGATCGTGGTGCTGATGCTGCTGATCCTGATGGTGGGGACGGCGATGGATCTCACCCCGACGATCCTCCTGCTCGGCCCCATTCTGGTGCCGGTGGTGATCGAGGCAGGCATCGATCCGATCTATTTCGGGGTGCTCTTCATGATCAACTGCTCGATCGGCCTCATCACGCCGCCGGTCGGCACGGTGCTGAACGTGGTCTGCGCCGTGGGCCGTCTCGATTACGAGGCACTGGTGCGCGGGACGCTGCCCTTCCTCCTCGCGCAGGTGGCCGTGCTGTTCCTCCTGATCCTCTTCCCCGCCCTCGTGACCCAGCCGCTGCAGTGGTTGCTGCACTGA
- a CDS encoding LuxR family transcriptional regulator: MSLLAVTANAVGSISRAESRNELSQALKDAVVGLGFQTYSLAYQRPHALEAVTAPHLTTWPCEQDGASDPASARIRDPLLDYAVTGIKPLIWRSGSWKSLRKDRYFPCPHSFEARAGLIVPLPDRRGRIGAITMLSAQREDYPEEIAEAGRIVALAVLVRAGSLLPAAAAVSPALAGLAKLSPRQIEILDWIAHGKSNSEIALILGLSRRNVTYHVSEILKKLDVTSRTQAVGIYTGR; encoded by the coding sequence ATGAGTCTTCTTGCAGTTACCGCGAATGCGGTGGGGTCCATATCTCGCGCCGAGAGCCGGAACGAACTGTCTCAGGCCTTGAAAGACGCGGTCGTGGGCCTTGGGTTCCAGACTTATTCGCTCGCCTACCAAAGACCTCATGCACTGGAGGCGGTGACGGCGCCTCACCTCACCACCTGGCCCTGCGAGCAGGACGGCGCCTCCGATCCGGCGTCGGCCCGGATCCGGGATCCGCTGCTCGATTATGCCGTGACCGGCATCAAGCCCCTGATCTGGCGGTCAGGGAGCTGGAAGTCATTGAGAAAAGACAGGTATTTCCCGTGTCCGCACAGTTTCGAGGCTCGGGCGGGGCTGATCGTTCCTCTCCCGGACCGTCGGGGGCGGATCGGCGCCATCACCATGTTGTCTGCCCAGCGGGAGGATTATCCGGAGGAGATCGCCGAGGCCGGGCGGATCGTGGCGCTGGCCGTTCTGGTGCGCGCGGGCTCGCTCTTGCCCGCCGCCGCCGCGGTGTCGCCCGCTCTCGCCGGCCTCGCGAAACTGAGCCCGCGGCAGATCGAGATCCTCGACTGGATCGCGCATGGCAAGAGCAACAGCGAAATCGCCCTCATCCTGGGGTTGTCGCGGCGCAACGTGACCTATCACGTCAGCGAGATCCTGAAAAAACTCGATGTGACATCTCGCACACAGGCGGTCGGCATCTATACAGGTCGCTGA
- a CDS encoding TRAP transporter small permease, with product MSYLREVYLRSLRGAVVLCLGGILAMVFLNVVLRYLFNSGIFLTEGLSGLLFVWMTFAGALLVLYDGGHIGVDALVRRVPVAAQRGLFLLAHAVMLYVSWQMLLGSWQQMVINLKVIAPGTRLPVALLYAAGVFFAAMSGLFLLHQMFLLLTGRLPQSALRPGTSEEESDVERHVGALAPEGRK from the coding sequence ATGTCTTACCTAAGGGAAGTCTACCTGCGCAGTCTGCGCGGGGCAGTGGTCCTGTGCCTCGGCGGCATCCTGGCCATGGTCTTTCTCAATGTCGTGCTGCGCTACCTCTTCAACAGCGGCATCTTCCTGACCGAGGGCCTGTCCGGCCTGCTCTTCGTCTGGATGACCTTCGCGGGCGCGCTGCTCGTGCTCTACGACGGCGGTCACATCGGGGTCGATGCGCTGGTGCGGCGCGTGCCGGTCGCGGCGCAGCGGGGGCTGTTCCTTCTGGCGCATGCGGTGATGCTCTATGTCAGCTGGCAGATGCTGCTCGGCAGCTGGCAGCAGATGGTGATCAATCTCAAGGTGATCGCGCCGGGGACCCGACTGCCGGTGGCCCTGCTCTATGCGGCCGGGGTCTTCTTCGCGGCGATGAGCGGCCTTTTCCTTTTGCATCAGATGTTTCTCCTTCTGACCGGGCGTCTGCCGCAGAGCGCGCTGCGCCCCGGCACCTCCGAAGAGGAAAGCGATGTCGAGCGCCATGTGGGCGCGCTCGCGCCGGAGGGCCGCAAATGA
- a CDS encoding FadR/GntR family transcriptional regulator produces the protein MRKRRDSLASVVARDLAGRIERGDYAVGDKIPIEAQLCEMYNVSRTVVREAIATLRSEGLVTSRHGVGVFVEERGNPALSITREAAGELSEVLELLELRLGVEVEAAGLAARRATAEDLRQIREVLEKTDDLEAFAEHRRELDYAFHLAIARASGNSWMPKFMDFIGPVIIPRSQLLHDPQSGITGDYLRQMVEEHRQIVEAIAAGEAAAAQEAMRMHLSTSLERYRRRLTDA, from the coding sequence ATGAGAAAACGCCGTGACAGCCTGGCTTCCGTCGTCGCCCGGGATCTGGCCGGGCGCATCGAGCGTGGCGACTACGCCGTGGGCGACAAGATCCCCATCGAAGCGCAGCTGTGCGAGATGTACAACGTGAGCCGGACCGTGGTGCGCGAGGCCATCGCGACGCTGCGCTCCGAGGGGCTGGTGACATCGCGCCACGGCGTCGGCGTGTTCGTCGAGGAGCGCGGCAATCCGGCGCTGTCGATCACCCGGGAGGCGGCGGGCGAGCTCTCGGAGGTGCTCGAACTGCTCGAGCTCCGGCTCGGGGTCGAGGTGGAAGCCGCCGGCCTTGCGGCCCGGAGGGCCACCGCGGAAGACCTGCGCCAGATCCGGGAGGTGCTCGAGAAGACGGACGATCTCGAGGCCTTCGCCGAGCACCGGCGCGAGCTGGACTATGCCTTCCATCTGGCGATCGCGCGGGCGAGCGGGAACAGCTGGATGCCGAAGTTCATGGATTTCATCGGCCCCGTCATCATTCCGCGCAGCCAGCTTCTGCACGACCCGCAATCGGGCATCACCGGCGACTACCTGCGCCAGATGGTCGAGGAGCACCGGCAGATCGTCGAGGCCATCGCCGCGGGCGAAGCGGCCGCGGCGCAGGAGGCGATGCGGATGCATCTCTCCACCTCGCTGGAGCGCTACCGTCGCCGGCTGACCGACGCATAA
- a CDS encoding DctP family TRAP transporter solute-binding subunit, with protein MKLIHGLLAAALLATGAQAQDYSSRTIKFAATGQEGTPPVQGMHIFAQKLEEQSGGKLKTRVFANGVLGGDVQVLSSLQGGVVEMMVWNAGNMMTQAQDFGILDLPFIYQDEEVMDALLDGEVGRKLTDQLPEHGVIGLSFWEQGFRQLTNDTREVHRLEDIAGLKVRVQQNPLLVDMWRALGANPTPMAVTELYTALETGAVDGQECTAPFALTAKYTEVQKYLSVTRHNYNPQIVLIGKPFWDKLTDDEKALIQKVAQETAVEQRRISRAAQDSALEEIRAAGNVVTEITPEELARMQEAVAPVIRTYAQTFDPELVRTVFDAVGFSLD; from the coding sequence ATGAAACTGATCCACGGCCTTCTGGCCGCCGCCCTTCTTGCGACCGGCGCACAGGCGCAGGACTACAGCAGCCGCACCATCAAGTTCGCCGCCACCGGTCAGGAAGGCACGCCTCCGGTGCAGGGCATGCATATCTTCGCGCAGAAGCTCGAGGAGCAGAGCGGCGGCAAGCTGAAGACGCGCGTCTTCGCCAATGGCGTGCTCGGCGGCGATGTGCAGGTGCTGTCGTCGCTTCAGGGCGGCGTGGTCGAGATGATGGTCTGGAACGCCGGCAACATGATGACCCAGGCGCAGGATTTCGGCATCCTCGATCTGCCCTTCATCTATCAGGACGAAGAGGTGATGGATGCGCTGCTCGACGGCGAGGTCGGCAGGAAGCTCACCGATCAGCTGCCCGAACATGGCGTGATCGGCCTGTCCTTCTGGGAACAGGGCTTCCGCCAGCTGACCAACGACACCCGCGAGGTGCACAGGCTCGAGGATATCGCGGGCCTCAAGGTCCGCGTGCAGCAGAACCCGCTTCTCGTCGACATGTGGCGGGCGCTCGGTGCCAATCCCACGCCGATGGCGGTGACCGAACTCTACACCGCGCTCGAGACCGGCGCCGTGGACGGGCAGGAATGCACCGCGCCCTTCGCTCTCACCGCGAAATATACCGAGGTGCAGAAATATCTCTCGGTCACCCGCCACAACTACAATCCGCAGATCGTGCTGATCGGCAAACCCTTCTGGGACAAGCTCACCGACGATGAAAAGGCCCTGATCCAGAAGGTCGCGCAGGAGACTGCGGTCGAACAGCGCCGCATTTCGCGCGCGGCGCAGGACAGCGCGCTGGAGGAGATCCGGGCGGCCGGCAATGTCGTGACCGAGATCACCCCCGAAGAGCTCGCCCGCATGCAGGAGGCCGTCGCCCCGGTCATCCGCACCTATGCACAGACCTTCGATCCCGAGCTCGTGCGCACCGTCTTCGATGCGGTCGGCTTCTCGCTGGATTGA